Sequence from the Streptomyces peucetius genome:
CCACCGACGACATCGACGCCGAGACGTCCTTCAAGGACATCGGGTTCGACTCCTTGAGCGGGGTGGAGTTCCGCAACCACATCAGGAAGGAAACAGGCGTGGAGATCCCGGCGACGGTGATCTTCAACTACCCGACCCCGGCGGCCCTGGTGGTCCACCTGCGGGACCGGCTGTTCCCGGACGACGGGTCCGCGCCGCAGTCGCAGGAAAGCGACGAGGCGCAGGCGACCGACGAGCTGGACGAGGAGTTCGACGCCATGGACGTCGAGGACCTGGTGCGGCGGGCGTTCTCCGAATGACGGTCAGGAGGACGGTACAGGAGGACTGAGGACCGCCCGACGGCCGTCGCCGGAGAGGAACTCTCCGGCGACGGCCGTCGGGCGGACGGGCCGGCGGACAGGCCCGCGACGTCATCGGTCCGCGGGGCTCGCCCGCGTACCGGCTGAGTCCGACGGGGTCCGGGCCCCGGCTGCTCGATGGGACCTCGCCCGTCCGTGCCGATGCCCAGCAGCTGGAGGTCCGCCCCGCCGGCCTCGGCCAGTGCGCGGCCCAAGGCCACGCAGGCCGCGGCGACGCCCTCGGCCGTGCCGTCGGGCTTGTGAAGGAGTCCTTGTTCAGCCCCAGCGGTGCGACGACCACACCGGCCGCATGCTGGTCGTGGCGCCGGCGCCACGGCATGCCGGGCGGGTACGCGACACTGCATGCCCGCCAGGACGCTCTGCGCCAGGCCGAGCCGTTTTGCGACGGCACCCTGCCGGCGGCCCGGTGCTCGCGCACAGGCCGGGCCGGCTCAGACGGCCCCGCGGCCTCCCGGCCGGAGCGGTGACGCTCCGGCCGGGAGGCCGCGGCCTGCCGGTGTCAGCGGACGAGCACCTCGCGGATGCGGCTGATCACGGACGGCGCGTGCTCGTTGAGATAGAAGTGGCCGCCGGAGTACTCGTGCAGGGTGAAGTCCCCCGAGGTGTGGCCCTCCCACGCATCGGCCTCCGCGCGGGTGACCTCCGGGTCGACGTCGCCCGTCAGCACCGTGACCGGGCAGCGCAGCAGCGGCGTACCGGGACGCTTGCGGTAGGTCTCGGCGGCCTTGTAGTCGGCGCGGATCGCCGGCAGCAGGCTGCGCAGCAGCTCGTCGTCCTCGAGCAGCTCCGGGCTGGTGCCGCTGAGGGCCTTGATGGTGCCGAGCAGCGTCTCGTCGTCGCTGAGGTAGACGGCGTCGTTGTCCCGGTGGCAGGACGGCGCCCGCCGGCCGGAGGCGAACAGCATCACCGGCTCGACGCCTTCGGCCTCGAGTCGCAGTGCGACCTCGTAGGCGAGGGTGGCGCCCAGGCTGTGGCCGAAGAGCGCGAGCGGACGGTCCGTCGACGGCCGCAGTTCCTCGGCCAGGATGTCGGCGAGCTTGGATATGTCGTCGACCGGGGCCTCGGTACGGCGGTCCTGCCGGCCCGGGTACTGCACGGCCACCACGTCGACGGCCGGCGACAGCGCCCGGGACACGGGAAAGTAGTACGTGGCAGAGCCGCCCGCGTGCGGGAAGCACACCAGGCGGGTCGGGGCCGAGTCGGCCGGGTGGTAGCGCCGCAGCCAGGCGCCGGTGTTCGTGGTCGAGCCGCTCATCGTCTGTTCCGTTCCTTCATGTTCTCTTGGTCCGGATCTGCACGCACCCGCACGGCCGGCGCGCACACCCGGATCAACAGCCCCCGTCAACCCGGCGCCGAGCCGGGCTGACCACATGACAAAAACCATATAGCAAAGCCATTTTGGCGATCAGTGACCGGCGTGAATGTCCGACCCCGCCCCGGCGTGGGGCGCTGAACCGGCGGCCACCCGTGCGCCGCAGCGGACCGTGCCGCAGGGCATGGGCCGTCCTGTGCCGGCCCCGGTCAGCTCACGCTCTTCTCACCCGCGCTCTTCTCGCCGGCGCTGGCCTCCCACCTTCGCCCGATCGCCCGAAGCAGCGCCGGGTACACCCCCAGATGCCGGAAGGGCTCGATGAGCGCCATGTACCCGGCGCCGAGTACCCCGTTGGGCTTCACCAGGACCGTCATCTGGCCGCGGTAGCCGTCGGCGCCGTCCGGGACCCAGCCGACGTGCATCAGCGCGTGCACCGTCCGGTTGGCCATCTCGGCCACCCACTCGTCATGCGTCTGGTAGACGGACGTGAACGGCATCGCGCGCATGTCGGG
This genomic interval carries:
- a CDS encoding thioesterase II family protein; translation: MSGSTTNTGAWLRRYHPADSAPTRLVCFPHAGGSATYYFPVSRALSPAVDVVAVQYPGRQDRRTEAPVDDISKLADILAEELRPSTDRPLALFGHSLGATLAYEVALRLEAEGVEPVMLFASGRRAPSCHRDNDAVYLSDDETLLGTIKALSGTSPELLEDDELLRSLLPAIRADYKAAETYRKRPGTPLLRCPVTVLTGDVDPEVTRAEADAWEGHTSGDFTLHEYSGGHFYLNEHAPSVISRIREVLVR